The Microbacterium foliorum genome has a window encoding:
- a CDS encoding acyl-CoA carboxylase subunit beta: MTDKPELSTTAGRIADLRARYNEAVVDAEKIAHDKQHAKGKMTARERIELLVDPGSFVEFDEYVRHRTTAFGMDKNRPYGDSVVTGVGTIHGRTVAVYSQDFTTFGGSLGEVSGDKIIKIMEFALSGGMPIIGILDSGGARIQEGVLALSKYGEIFRLNTRSSGVIPQISIIMGPAAGGAVYGPALTDFVIMVDKTSQMFVTGPDVIKTVTGEDVGMEELGGALTHNTRSGVAHYLAEDEDDAIDYARTLLGFLPDNNMAEIPGYESGFEWETTDADRSLNTIIPDSANQPYDIHTVIEHVVDAGDFIEVQPLFAPNIVIGFGRVEGRSVGIIANQPSQMAGTLNIEAGEKASRFVRFCDAFSIPIVTLVDVPGYLPGTDQEWTGVIRRGAKLIYAYAEATVPLVTVILRKAYGGAYIVMGSKQLGADVNLAWPTAEIAVMGGQGAVNILYRGEIKRAEEAGEDVAAVRTRLANEYTYSVTSPFLAAERGEIDGIIEPANTRVSIAKALRALRGKRAELPPKKHGNIPL, encoded by the coding sequence GTGACGGACAAGCCCGAACTCTCGACCACCGCCGGCAGAATCGCAGACCTCCGCGCTCGCTACAACGAAGCCGTTGTCGACGCGGAGAAGATCGCGCACGACAAGCAGCACGCCAAGGGCAAGATGACCGCCCGCGAGCGCATCGAACTGCTCGTGGACCCCGGGAGCTTCGTCGAGTTCGACGAGTACGTGCGCCACCGCACCACGGCCTTCGGAATGGACAAGAACCGCCCCTACGGCGACTCCGTCGTCACCGGCGTCGGCACGATCCACGGGCGTACCGTCGCGGTCTACTCGCAGGACTTCACCACGTTCGGCGGGTCGCTCGGCGAGGTGTCGGGCGACAAGATCATCAAGATCATGGAGTTCGCGCTCTCGGGCGGGATGCCGATCATCGGCATCCTCGACTCCGGCGGAGCGCGAATCCAGGAGGGCGTGCTCGCCCTCAGCAAGTACGGCGAGATCTTCCGCCTGAACACCCGGTCGTCCGGTGTCATCCCGCAGATCTCGATCATCATGGGTCCGGCCGCCGGCGGCGCCGTGTACGGTCCCGCGCTCACCGACTTCGTCATCATGGTCGACAAGACCAGCCAGATGTTCGTCACCGGTCCCGATGTGATCAAGACGGTCACGGGTGAGGATGTCGGCATGGAGGAGCTCGGTGGAGCCCTCACCCACAACACCCGATCCGGCGTCGCGCACTACCTCGCGGAAGACGAGGACGACGCGATCGACTACGCACGGACGCTGCTCGGCTTCCTCCCCGACAACAACATGGCGGAGATCCCCGGGTACGAGAGCGGCTTCGAGTGGGAGACCACGGATGCCGATCGTTCCCTGAACACGATCATCCCCGACTCCGCCAATCAGCCGTACGACATCCACACGGTCATCGAGCACGTCGTCGACGCCGGCGACTTCATCGAGGTCCAACCGCTGTTCGCCCCGAACATCGTGATCGGGTTCGGACGCGTCGAGGGCCGTTCGGTGGGCATCATCGCGAACCAGCCGTCGCAGATGGCCGGGACGCTCAACATCGAGGCCGGCGAGAAGGCCAGCCGATTCGTGCGCTTCTGCGACGCGTTCTCGATCCCGATCGTGACCCTCGTCGATGTTCCGGGCTATCTGCCCGGCACCGACCAGGAGTGGACCGGTGTGATCCGCCGTGGCGCGAAGCTCATCTACGCGTACGCCGAAGCCACCGTTCCACTGGTGACGGTCATCCTGCGCAAGGCCTACGGCGGCGCGTACATCGTCATGGGCTCGAAGCAGCTCGGCGCCGACGTCAATCTCGCCTGGCCCACGGCCGAGATCGCCGTCATGGGCGGCCAGGGCGCGGTCAACATCCTCTACCGCGGTGAGATCAAGCGCGCGGAGGAAGCCGGCGAAGACGTCGCCGCGGTGCGCACGCGGCTCGCGAACGAGTACACGTACAGCGTCACCTCACCGTTCCTCGCCGCGGAGCGCGGCGAGATCGACGGCATCATCGAGCCGGCGAACACCCGCGTCTCCATCGCCAAGGCGCTCCGCGCGCTGCGCGGCAAGCGCGCCGAGCTCCCGCCCAAGAAGCACGGGAACATCCCCCTGTGA
- a CDS encoding acyl-CoA carboxylase subunit epsilon gives MSDTRGADAGADRPSTPAMQITRGSATEEELAALIAVVSDAYAQEAAGAVAEEPVVSAWSRTQRPLRTSLRRDIPWGRFAG, from the coding sequence GTGAGCGACACACGGGGAGCGGATGCCGGGGCGGACCGGCCGTCGACGCCCGCGATGCAGATCACGCGCGGTTCCGCGACGGAGGAGGAGCTCGCCGCCCTCATCGCCGTGGTCAGCGACGCGTATGCGCAGGAGGCCGCGGGTGCCGTCGCAGAGGAGCCCGTCGTGTCGGCGTGGTCTCGCACTCAGCGTCCGCTGCGCACCTCGCTGCGGCGCGACATCCCGTGGGGCCGCTTCGCAGGCTGA
- a CDS encoding ROK family transcriptional regulator: MGTRRGTNLPRMGDFNQSVILEGIRRSAAGLSRIELVDITGLSAQTVTNITRRLLDDGVIAEAGRTINGPGKPRVTLRLVAESRFSVGVHLDPALITVVLLNLAGQVVGRRVQPTADQDPQRVVATIAQTIDAVLDESGIDRGLVAGVGVAVPGPLDAEKGTVIDPPKLMGWHRVPLRSALAEATGLSVTIEKDTTAAAVGDLWTSRSKAGGSFVFIYLGTGIGSALVRDGEVVTGSSHNFGEIGHIMVDPDGPDCACGGRGCVEVMCTPRAIVEQAVAAGVFDGDGEASDGPHAEDMDSRLTRLCERASAGEAGAARVLRRSAGHFAVLISVLTNVLDVDRVVLGGPFWDRLSDVYLREIPGPLRLRNATRSVREIPVEGTVVGEDGGAVGAACVVLDAMLTPRASDLYLDD, from the coding sequence ATGGGTACGCGCCGAGGGACCAACCTCCCCAGGATGGGGGACTTCAATCAGTCCGTGATCCTCGAGGGCATCCGCCGCTCCGCCGCGGGGCTCAGTCGCATCGAGCTCGTGGACATCACCGGCCTCTCGGCGCAGACCGTCACGAACATCACCCGCCGGCTGCTCGACGACGGGGTGATCGCCGAGGCCGGCCGCACGATCAACGGCCCGGGCAAGCCTCGAGTCACGCTGCGTCTGGTCGCCGAGAGCCGTTTCTCGGTCGGCGTTCACCTCGATCCTGCACTGATCACGGTCGTGCTCCTGAATCTCGCGGGGCAGGTCGTCGGTCGACGGGTGCAGCCGACCGCGGATCAGGATCCGCAGCGTGTCGTCGCGACCATCGCGCAGACGATCGACGCCGTGCTCGATGAGTCCGGGATCGACCGCGGCCTGGTGGCGGGGGTCGGCGTCGCGGTCCCCGGTCCGCTCGACGCCGAGAAGGGCACGGTGATCGATCCGCCGAAGCTGATGGGGTGGCACCGGGTGCCGTTGCGTTCCGCGCTCGCGGAGGCGACGGGACTGAGTGTCACGATCGAGAAGGACACCACGGCTGCGGCCGTCGGAGATCTGTGGACGAGCAGGTCGAAGGCGGGGGGATCCTTCGTGTTCATCTACCTCGGCACCGGGATCGGCTCCGCTCTGGTCCGTGACGGCGAGGTCGTCACGGGCTCCTCCCACAATTTCGGTGAGATCGGGCACATCATGGTCGATCCCGATGGACCCGACTGCGCCTGCGGGGGGCGGGGGTGCGTCGAGGTCATGTGCACGCCGCGGGCGATCGTCGAGCAGGCGGTCGCGGCAGGGGTGTTCGACGGCGACGGGGAGGCGTCGGATGGCCCGCACGCCGAGGACATGGACTCGCGTCTGACCCGGCTGTGCGAGCGAGCGTCGGCCGGAGAGGCCGGTGCCGCGCGTGTGCTGCGTCGCTCGGCCGGGCACTTCGCGGTGCTGATCTCCGTGCTGACCAACGTGCTCGATGTCGACCGCGTCGTTCTGGGCGGGCCGTTCTGGGACAGACTGTCGGACGTCTACCTGCGCGAGATCCCCGGGCCCCTCCGCTTGCGCAACGCCACGCGCTCCGTCCGCGAGATCCCCGTGGAGGGGACGGTCGTGGGGGAGGACGGAGGTGCTGTGGGGGCGGCGTGCGTCGTTCTGGACGCGATGCTGACACCCCGCGCGTCGGACCTGTACCTCGATGACTGA
- a CDS encoding ATP-binding protein: MPTDPLSIREAWSTIPSPGSVESEFERFTGKRMERILATVVALGSGVLGTQALIAAITTTTWSDASRVAMVLVVFVPLLGMLIACVTGRAVRIAAGIFAILYVIALGAWPIVVDPAARATDQPWIFFLVNVGVVAAVLAFPLWLQLSWAVALPFVYGYVRLVEGGFSREYWVTTAFDVSFTLILGIVIIALGWMFRSVAAGVDDARTRAVASYAGAAAAAAAEEERAAMSALMHDSVLAALIAAERADGERARDLAVGMAREALTRLANTEAAVAEEGSDEPVGAAQIVVELRRALSELGADAIVEERGGIGLIPGRAARALVLAARQALGNAVAHAQGRGLHIIAEGRGEEGISLTISDSGPGFDLREIGEDRLGISASILARMAGVAGTADIESSECGTKVTLGWERR; encoded by the coding sequence GTGCCCACTGACCCGCTCAGCATCCGCGAGGCCTGGTCCACGATCCCCTCCCCGGGGAGCGTGGAATCCGAGTTCGAGCGATTCACCGGCAAGCGCATGGAGCGCATCCTCGCGACCGTCGTGGCTCTCGGCTCCGGTGTCCTCGGGACGCAGGCGCTGATCGCCGCGATCACGACCACGACCTGGTCGGATGCCTCGCGGGTCGCGATGGTGCTGGTCGTCTTCGTCCCGCTGCTGGGGATGCTGATCGCCTGTGTCACCGGACGCGCGGTGCGCATCGCGGCGGGGATCTTCGCGATCCTCTACGTCATCGCGCTGGGCGCCTGGCCGATCGTCGTCGACCCGGCGGCCAGGGCGACGGATCAGCCGTGGATCTTCTTCCTCGTCAACGTCGGCGTGGTCGCGGCCGTGCTCGCCTTCCCCCTCTGGCTCCAGCTGTCATGGGCGGTGGCACTGCCCTTCGTCTACGGCTACGTCCGGCTCGTCGAGGGTGGCTTCTCGCGCGAGTACTGGGTGACGACGGCCTTCGATGTGTCGTTCACCCTGATTCTCGGCATCGTCATCATCGCGTTGGGCTGGATGTTCCGTTCGGTCGCGGCGGGCGTCGACGACGCGCGCACCCGCGCCGTGGCCTCGTATGCGGGTGCCGCTGCCGCCGCCGCCGCCGAGGAGGAGCGTGCCGCGATGTCCGCCCTCATGCATGACAGCGTCCTCGCCGCTCTCATCGCCGCCGAGCGCGCTGACGGGGAACGGGCCCGGGACCTCGCCGTGGGCATGGCACGCGAAGCGCTGACCCGTCTCGCCAACACCGAGGCCGCGGTCGCGGAGGAGGGGAGCGACGAACCGGTCGGCGCCGCGCAGATCGTGGTCGAGCTGCGACGTGCGCTCTCCGAACTGGGCGCTGATGCGATCGTCGAAGAGCGGGGCGGCATCGGGCTCATCCCGGGGCGCGCGGCACGTGCCCTCGTTCTCGCCGCTCGCCAGGCTCTCGGCAACGCGGTCGCGCATGCGCAGGGGAGAGGGCTGCACATCATCGCCGAGGGGCGGGGGGAGGAGGGGATCAGCCTCACGATCTCCGACTCGGGGCCGGGCTTCGACCTCCGGGAGATCGGGGAGGATCGGCTCGGCATCAGCGCGTCCATCCTCGCGCGCATGGCCGGGGTCGCCGGAACCGCCGACATCGAGTCGAGCGAGTGCGGAACGAAGGTCACGCTGGGATGGGAACGCCGATGA
- a CDS encoding response regulator transcription factor, translated as MSRVALIDDHESVRLGLEAACARDGAQTVVFSGSTVVSYLDWRSATSEPSADVVVLDLTLGDGTTVTENVRSLVDDGASVVIHSVADRPAAVREALAAGAAGVVSKSSALDDVLDAIGTVADGEPLNNVEWASAVDGDRDFADAQLSARERDVLRLYAAGLPLKAVAERLGVAYSTAKENITRIRVKYVEVGRPAPTKVDLLRRAMEDGIVAPDGTPSAH; from the coding sequence ATGAGCAGGGTCGCACTGATCGACGATCACGAGTCCGTCCGCCTCGGTCTGGAAGCGGCGTGCGCCCGAGACGGAGCGCAGACGGTGGTCTTCTCCGGGAGCACGGTGGTGTCGTATCTCGATTGGCGTTCCGCGACGTCCGAGCCGTCGGCCGACGTGGTCGTCCTCGATCTCACGCTCGGTGACGGCACGACGGTGACCGAGAACGTCCGATCCCTCGTCGACGACGGAGCCAGCGTCGTCATCCACAGCGTCGCCGATCGACCGGCGGCGGTGCGTGAGGCGCTCGCCGCGGGTGCCGCGGGAGTCGTCAGCAAGTCCTCCGCGCTGGACGACGTGCTCGACGCGATCGGGACGGTCGCCGACGGCGAGCCGCTCAACAACGTGGAATGGGCCAGCGCCGTCGACGGCGACCGTGATTTCGCCGACGCGCAGCTGTCGGCCCGGGAACGCGATGTGCTGCGTCTGTACGCCGCGGGCCTGCCGTTGAAGGCTGTCGCCGAGCGCCTCGGCGTCGCCTATTCGACCGCCAAGGAGAACATCACGCGCATCCGGGTGAAGTACGTCGAGGTCGGACGACCGGCACCCACGAAGGTCGATCTCCTGCGCCGCGCGATGGAGGACGGGATCGTCGCCCCAGACGGGACCCCGAGTGCCCACTGA
- a CDS encoding class I SAM-dependent RNA methyltransferase, protein MTSSPALLDLDITGIAHGGTFIARHDGRVVFVSDAIPGERVRARLTADSTDESKSFWRAETVEVLDASPHRRPHIWTEADVSRAPEDRPGGADLGHIDLAHQRTLKRQVLTEALDRFAGPGLEAPEIEAVDSTDGTGWRTRVTLHVDDEGRVGPYAARSHRVIPVGSHPLARPAIAKAALRLQGGEAGSVDLVEPGDGTVRVIRRERLDERPARGQGRRPAPEVVYEQVGDRRFQLDAGGFWQVHPRAASVLDGAVYGILDGHVDPEAAHLDLYGGVGLFAASLADLGATDIVTVESSKRATAHAQQNLAGRGVKAVTARVDRYLAGLPAGTRTGAVVLDPPRAGAGRAVVDALHALAPEAIAYVACDPVALARDLGTFRQHGWNVGTLRGFDLFPHSHHFEVVALLTR, encoded by the coding sequence ATGACTTCCTCCCCAGCCCTGCTCGATCTGGACATCACCGGCATCGCGCACGGCGGCACCTTCATCGCCCGCCACGACGGACGCGTCGTCTTCGTCTCCGACGCGATTCCGGGTGAGCGGGTGCGCGCCCGTCTCACCGCCGACTCCACCGACGAGTCGAAGAGCTTCTGGCGCGCGGAGACGGTGGAGGTCCTCGACGCCTCGCCGCACCGTCGCCCCCACATCTGGACGGAGGCTGACGTCTCCCGGGCGCCGGAGGACCGACCCGGAGGTGCCGACCTCGGGCACATCGACCTGGCCCACCAGCGCACCCTCAAGCGTCAGGTGCTGACCGAGGCCCTCGACCGGTTCGCCGGCCCGGGGCTCGAGGCGCCCGAGATCGAGGCGGTCGACTCGACCGACGGCACCGGATGGCGCACCAGGGTCACTCTGCACGTCGACGACGAGGGGCGGGTCGGGCCCTACGCCGCGCGCAGCCACCGGGTGATCCCCGTCGGCTCGCACCCCCTCGCGCGCCCGGCGATCGCGAAGGCCGCGCTGCGCCTCCAGGGCGGGGAGGCGGGCAGCGTCGACCTGGTCGAACCCGGCGACGGCACGGTCCGCGTCATCCGCCGCGAGCGGCTCGACGAGCGCCCGGCACGAGGACAGGGCCGTCGGCCCGCTCCGGAGGTCGTCTACGAGCAGGTCGGCGACCGTCGCTTCCAGCTCGACGCCGGCGGTTTCTGGCAGGTGCACCCGCGGGCGGCGTCGGTGCTCGACGGTGCCGTCTACGGGATCCTCGACGGGCACGTCGATCCGGAGGCCGCCCACCTCGACCTCTACGGCGGAGTCGGGCTGTTCGCCGCATCCCTCGCCGACCTCGGCGCCACCGACATCGTGACGGTCGAGTCCAGCAAGAGGGCGACGGCGCACGCGCAGCAGAACCTCGCGGGGAGGGGAGTGAAGGCGGTGACGGCCCGAGTCGACCGCTACCTGGCCGGCCTTCCCGCAGGCACTCGCACCGGTGCCGTCGTGCTCGACCCGCCCCGAGCGGGAGCCGGCCGAGCGGTCGTCGATGCGCTGCACGCCCTCGCGCCGGAGGCGATCGCCTACGTCGCGTGCGACCCCGTGGCGCTGGCTCGCGACCTCGGAACGTTCCGTCAGCACGGGTGGAACGTCGGCACTCTGCGAGGCTTCGACCTCTTCCCCCACTCGCACCACTTCGAGGTCGTCGCGCTCCTCACCCGGTGA